A window of the Raphanus sativus cultivar WK10039 unplaced genomic scaffold, ASM80110v3 Scaffold0282, whole genome shotgun sequence genome harbors these coding sequences:
- the LOC130501778 gene encoding protein ECERIFERUM 26-like, with amino-acid sequence MGISRQNRVEVKSMLTAISSKPSRSGQVHTFSALDNAVTPHTVHVIFYYPRSPFKSFDLDSVRIPLSELLSMYPPVIGRVNKTQEGILEVKCNDAGLRVLKAKVSVGIDEWLRSADGHEESDLTAWEDMPEDPSTWSPFRMQINEFEGGGVAIGLSCPHMHADATTLTVLLKSWTEAQRRQCITQPPSFFPLPYNLTDTDAVNSDRDSFSKPIAGLVSTKTATATFRFSGSAFTRCVKEHSIHEISPKATPFDVFAALFWTRVSLAKDKSDRVCLCVDFRRLLPNPLPYGFFGNALNFSSLEMTNVVDVGVGHVARLLNEHVSSLNVEKIRFGLKRARYQGKMYGKDLTIVNMEHMIVEGEPLMYQAVFEEGVKPMHVSYRIGNDGGEGVIMVIPSPEKGFGRTVSVTLPEEEMSKLLSDQEILRLEPEVILKGVK; translated from the exons atggGTATTTCCCGACAGAACCGGGTTGAAGTCAAGTCGATGCTAACCGCGATATCAAGCAAGCCATCTCGATCGGGTCAGGTACACACGTTTTCCGCTTTAGACAACGCTGTGACTCCCCATACGGTCCATGTCATCTTCTACTATCCTCGTAGTCCATTCAAATCCTTTGACCTTGACTCGGTTCGGATTCCGTTGTCGGAGCTCCTCTCGATGTACCCGCCCGTAATTGGTCGGGTCAATAAAACCCAGGAAGGGATCTTGGAGGTCAAGTGTAACGATGCTGGACTTCGAGTCTTGAAAGCCAAAGTTTCTGTTGGTATTGATGAGTGGCTAAGATCAGCTGATGGACATGAGGAATCTGATCTAACGGCTTGGGAAGACATGCCAGAAGATCCTAGTACTTGGTCGCCGTTTCGCATGCag ATCAATGAATTCGAAGGAGGAGGTGTGGCTATAGGTCTGAGCTGTCCACACATGCATGCAGACGCAACAACGTTAACAGTTCTCTTAAAGTCATGGACGGAAGCTCAACGCCGTCAGTGTATTACCCAACCTCCTTCCTTTTTCCCTCTGCCCTACAACTTAACGGATACTGACGCCGTTAACTCCGACCGCGACTCCTTCTCCAAGCCCATCGCTGGACTCGTTTCAACCAAAACAGCCACCGCCACATTTAGATTCTCTGGCTCCGCCTTCACGAGATGTGTCAAGGAACACTCCATCCACGAGATATCCCCCAAAGCGACGCCGTTTGATGTGTTCGCCGCTCTTTTCTGGACACGTGTCTCTCTAGCGAAGGACAAGAGTGATCGAGTTTGCTTATGTGTGGACTTCAGGAGGCTCTTGCCTAATCCGCTTCCTTACGGTTTCTTCGGTAATGCTTTGAACTTTTCGTCTCTTGAGATGACTAACGTGGTGGACGTAGGGGTAGGACACGTGGCACGTTTACTGAACGAACATGTGTCGAGTCTGAACGTGGAGAAAATCAGGTTCGGTCTGAAACGGGCTAGGTACCAAGGGAAGATGTATGGTAAGGACCTGACGATTGTTAACATGGAACATATGATCGTGGAAGGAGAGCCGTTGATGTACCAGGCCGTGTTTGAGGAGGGTGTTAAGCCTATGCACGTGAGTTACCGGATTGGAAACGACGGCGGAGAAGGTGTGATCATGGTTATACCGTCGCCGGAGAAAGGGTTTGGGAGGACAGTTTCAGTGACTTTGCCGGAGGAAGAGATGTCAAAGTTACTTTCTGATCAAGAAATCCTTCGTTTGGAACCTGAGGTGATTCTGAAAGGTGTGAAGTGA
- the LOC108833778 gene encoding protein NRT1/ PTR FAMILY 2.8-like, with protein sequence MDIESSTTQSPHVHQESTNQDPLIKHRGGWRAIKYIIANESFEKLASMSLIGNLSVYLTTKYNLGGIFLVNIINIWFGSCNFLSIPGAFVSDAYLGRFWTLLLGSISSFLGMGIIALTAALPRLRPEACKDPTNCSNPPERWQLAVLFAGLGLVAIGAGGIRPCNIAFGADQFDTSTTKGKSNLETFFNWWYFSFTVALVIALTGVVYIQTNISWAIGFMIPTACLALSITTFLIGQHTYICAEPKGSVFADMVKVVAAACKKRKVKSGEGVTFYLGSSKDGSSTTLVQNRERLRFVEKAAVITDPNELNEEGKAKNNWRLCSVEQVKNLKCVTGILPVWVTGIACFMLTDQQNIYGILQAIQMEKTFGHNFQVPAGWMNLISMITLAVWISLYECVILPIASLITGRKQRLTMKQRIQIGIVMGIVCMLVAGFLERSRRAAALKKGSFVSPVSIVMLLPQFMLAGLTEAFSAVALMEFLTVKMPEHMRAVAGAIFFLSSSIASYICTLLIIVIDSVTRKEGRSWLGDKDLNKNRLEYYFFIIGGVQAVNLLYFRFFASRFITENNEDNEIFS encoded by the exons ATGGACATTGAATCTTCTACAACCCAATCACCACATGTTCACCAAGAATCCACAAACCAAGATCCGCTCATAAAGCATAGAGGAGGATGGAGAGCTATCAAGTACATTATCG CAAACGAGTCATTCGAGAAGCTGGCGTCCATGAGCTTGATAGGGAATCTATCGGTGTACCTCACGACGAAATACAATCTTGGTGGTATTTTCTTGGTGAACATCATTAATATCTGGTTTGGTTCGTGCAATTTTCTTAGTATCCCAGGTGCCTTTGTCTCTGATGCATACCTCGGAAGATTCTGGACCCTTCTCCTCGGTTCCATCTCCTCTTTCCTC GGAATGGGAATAATTGCTCTTACCGCGGCTCTCCCGCGTTTAAGACCCGAGGCTTGCAAAGATCCAACAAATTGTTCAAACCCGCCCGAGCGCTGGCAGCTTGCCGTTCTCTTTGCTGGCCTAGGTTTAGTAGCCATTGGAGCAGGAGGGATCAGACCATGCAACATCGCATTTGGAGCAGATCAATTCGATACAAGCACTACAAAGGGCAAATCTAATCTTGAAACATTCTTTAACTGGTGGTACTTCTCCTTCACCGTGGCTCTTGTCATTGCACTGACGGGTGTCGTGTATATACAGACTAACATCAGTTGGGCCATTGGTTTCATGATCCCCACGGCTTGTCTTGCACTCTCTATCACTACCTTCCTCATTGGCCAGCACACATACATCTGTGCAGAGCCTAAAGGAAGTGTGTTCGCAGACATGGTTAAGGTTGTTGCCGCGGCTTGTAAAAAACGTAAGGTGAAATCTGGAGAAGGTGTAACATTCTACTTAGGCTCTTCTAAGGATGGATCCTCAACCACTTTGGTCCAAAACAGAGAGAG GTTAAGATTTGTTGAGAAAGCAGCAGTGATAACAGACCCGAACGAGTTAAACGAAGAAGGCAAAGCCAAGAACAACTGGAGATTATGCAGTGTGGAGCAGGTGAAGAACCTTAAATGCGTAACCGGGATTTTACCAGTTTGGGTCACAGGAATAGCGTGTTTCATGCTCACTGACCAACAGAACATATACGGGATACTCCAAGCCATTCAAATGGAGAAAACGTTCGGACATAACTTCCAAGTCCCAGCAGGATGGATGAACCTTATCTCCATGATTACTCTTGCTGTCTGGATCTCACTATACGAGTGCGTCATCCTACCAATAGCGAGCCTAATCACAGGACGCAAACAAAGGTTAACTATGAAACAAAGGATCCAAATAGGTATCGTGATGGGGATCGTTTGTATGCTCGTGGCAGGTTTCTTGGAGAGAAGTCGAAGAGCGGCCGCTCTAAAGAAGGGCTCGTTTGTGTCTCCCGTTTCGATTGTAATGTTGCTTCCTCAGTTCATGCTTGCTGGTCTAACCGAAGCGTTTTCGGCAGTGGCTTTGATGGAGTTTCTGACGGTTAAGATGCCTGAGCATATGAGAGCTGTCGCGGGAGCGATCTTCTTCTTGAGCTCGTCGATTGCGAGTTATATATGCACACTTCTTATTATTGTGATTGATAGCGTGACACGCAAGGAAGGGCGCTCGTGGTTAGGAGATAAAGACTTGAACAAGAATAGACTTGAGTACTATTTTTTCATAATAGGTGGTGTTCAAGCCGTGAATCTGCTCTATTTTAGGTTTTTTGCTTCCAGGTTTATCACTGAGAACAACGAGGATAATGAGATTTTTAGTTAA
- the LOC130501780 gene encoding protein LIGHT-DEPENDENT SHORT HYPOCOTYLS 1-like, whose amino-acid sequence MELISSHQANKNPNTSTQLTQPSPSRYENQKRRDWNTFCQYLRNHRPPLSLPSCSGAHVLEFLRYLDQFGKTKVHHQNCAFFGLPNPPAPCPCPLRQAWGSLDALIGRLRAAYEENGGPPEANPFGSRAVRLFLREVRDFQSKARGVSYEKKRKRVNRLKTQTQPPLALQQQQPQQGESMMVNYSGATV is encoded by the coding sequence ATGGAGTTGATCTCATCACACCAAGCAAACAAGAACCCTAACACCTCCACACAACTAACACAACCTTCCCCAAGCCGGTACGAGAACCAGAAACGCCGTGACTGGAACACCTTCTGCCAATACCTTCGAAACCACCGTCCTCCGCTCTCTCTCCCGTCGTGCAGCGGCGCACATGTGCTCGAGTTCCTCCGCTACCTCGACCAGTTCGGGAAAACAAAGGTTCACCACCAAAATTGCGCCTTCTTCGGCCTCCCAAACCCTCCCGCGCCTTGCCCTTGCCCTCTCCGACAAGCCTGGGGATCACTTGACGCCCTCATAGGCCGCCTCCGTGCCGCCTACGAGGAGAACGGTGGCCCTCCTGAGGCTAACCCCTTTGGCTCACGCGCCGTGAGGTTGTTCCTCCGTGAAGTCAGAGACTTCCAGTCCAAAGCTCGCGGTGTTAGCTacgagaagaagaggaagagagtcAACAGGCTGAAAACGCAAACGCAGCCGCCTCTCGCTCTTCAGCAACAGCAGCCACAACAAGGTGAGTCTATGATGGTTAATTACTCGGGTGCAACTGTGTGa